Proteins encoded within one genomic window of Gossypium raimondii isolate GPD5lz unplaced genomic scaffold, ASM2569854v1 Contig00221_ERROPOS27313597+, whole genome shotgun sequence:
- the LOC105781702 gene encoding uncharacterized protein LOC105781702, translating to MERSFDRKLEPIEDRLYRVEIQGQREATPEDARREREQPIDNFDEGESEGDHLSEQGNPQRFQRNRAPRNRDRPDDNLKNIKMTIPPFQGKNDPESYLEWEKKMELVFECHNYSENKKVKLTAIEFSDYAIVWWDQLVTSRRRNGERPISMWAEMKAVMRKRFVPSYYHRELYQRL from the coding sequence ATGGAGCGATCGTTTGATCGCAAGCTTGAACCAATCGAAGACCGCTTATATCGAGTTGAAATCCAAGGACAACGCGAAGCGACTCCGGAAGATGCAAGGCGAGAACGAGAGCAACCAATTGACAACTTTGATGAAGGAGAATCCGAAGGTGACCACTTGTCTGAACAAGGAAACCCTCAACGGTTCCAACGAAATCGAGCTCCAAGGAATCGAGATCGTCCTGatgacaatctcaaaaatatcaagatgacTATTCCACCGTTTCAAGGAAAGAATGATCCCGAATCTTATTTGGAGTGGGAAAAGAAGATGGAACTCGTCTTCGAGTGCCATAACTATTCAGAAAATAAGAAGGTAAAGCTCACCGCCATTGAATTCTCAGATTATGCGATCGTGTGGTGGGATCAATTGGTGACTAGCCGAAGGAGGAATGGGGAGAGGCCTATCTCTATGTGGGCCGAAATGAAGGCTGTCATGCGCAAGCGTTTTGTTCCCTCCTACTACCATCGGGAGTTGTACCAACGATTGTAA